The Conexivisphaerales archaeon genomic interval GGTTCATCCTGGGGATAGGGACAGGGTATCCTCTGAGGCTGAACCAGATGGGTATAGAGCTCGTTCACCCAGCGAAGGAGCTGGAGAAGAGAATTGGAGAAATCAGGCTGCTACTGAAGGGTGAAGCTGTTAAGAACGGAGCCAGATTGATGTTCAGGAACCCTTCTTCCGCAATTCCTGTATTCGTAGGTGTAAGAAAGAAGACAATGCTTAGAATGGCTGGAAGGGTTGCTGACGGCTACCTTGCAGCACCCGCAGAATCTACTCAATCTATAAGAAGGATCATATCAGAGCTGAATTCTGCAAGGAATGGTATAAACAGCAGCAGTAGAAACAGAAAGATAGAAGTTGCTGCAAACATTCTGACATATGTCGCTGAGAGAAAGGAAGACGCTATTCAGATTGCAAAGAGGGACCCCTTCGTAACATACATGATGGCTGTGCTCGACGACAGGACTCTGATTGAGAGTGGCTTCACGTATGAGGATAGGAGCAGGATATTTGAGCCATACATGAAAGGCAGGATCGAGGAGGCTTCTTCAAAGATAAAAGACGAAATGATTCAGGCTTTCGCAGCAGTCGGGGATTACGACTCAGTTATCGATAAGCTGAAGGATTATGTGAGGGCAGGTGTAGATTTGCCCCTTCTGCTCCCGATAAAGACAGACCAGGCTTCTTTAGGAAGATTGCTGGAAGTTCAACCTCTCTATGCAGATGCATACATGAGTGCTTAAATTTGCATGATGTATGTAAAATGCAAGGTCATAATCAGCAAAGTTAATAATCGATGGAGAAGTCATCATATGTGATGATGTCTATTATGAAGGTTATAAGCCCTAGAAGAAGGAAGGCAATTTCCAGAGCAGCTGTCGTTCTGATAGTTATAGTTATACTTGCAGTTGCAGGGATAGGGGTCTATTACATCTCCACTCTGTCAAAACCATCCACCCCTCCAAAGACACTGACCATAATGTCTATCTCAGGTTTCACTGATTCATTCTACACACAGGTAGCCAAGGATTTCATGGCCCAGAACCCGGGAGTGAATATAACTGTTCTTTCGGCTCCTTTCAGTGGTATACTATCACAGGAGCAGACACTGCTTCAGGCTCACAGCAGTCAGGTCGATATAGTAACTGGCACTCCAAGCATGATAGGCACACTTGCAGCATGGACAGTCGACCTTAGGCCTTACATTGCCCAGTATGGCCTTAACATGTCCGATATAATTCCAGCTATGCAATCGTCAAATGGTAACATAGCATTGCCAAACGGTACAGTGCTAGTCAAGGCTCTTGCCGTAATGAGTGATGCCATGATGATATACTACAGGCCGAGCATATGGAACCAGTATCAGTCTAACCTCAAGAATCTAACTACGTGGGATAACTTCATCTACGACGAACAGTACTTCTACCAGAATACACCTTATTACGGCGCATTCATAGAAGCAGCAACAGCTCATGAACTTTGGAACACATTCCTTGACGTCTACGCCTATTACTACCACCAGACCAGTATGGGGCCCGCTCCACCAGGATACGGTATTCTGTTCACGAAGAACTTCAGTCCATCGTTCAACAGCAGTGCAGGTGTACAGGCAACGCAGACCTTGGCTGCTATGATGAATGCCCAGCCCAGCCTTGTCAACAGCTATGGCGGGTTCAACTACAACAACTTCGTGCAGTACTACTCAGGGGGCTTTCAGGGAAAGCAGTTCGTCATGGCTATAGCCTGGCTGGCCCAGTACAGCGGGTTGAATAAGACTTCGATCAAGGGAGATATCGCATTTACGCTTCTGCCGGGCGGCTATTCGCAGGAAGGCGGCTCAGGAGCCGCGATAAGCCAGTATTCAAACAACAAGGACCTAGCGTTCAAATTCCTGATGTTCGCTCTTTCACCTAGCGAGCAGGCAAAGATGTGGGATGTTCAGGGTGCTCTACCAGGCACTTTCTCAGGCTACCAAGCTCTGATAAAGGAGCACCCTAACCTGGCAAGTTTCTTCACCCAGGCTCTCAGAGTGGTTCAGGCAGGAGGAGCAGAGCCTCACATCATAAGCTCCACATGGGCTCTGATACCGATCATCGACAACGCTTTGGCATCAGTTCTTCCTCCCAATTCTGCTACACCGGACCAGATAGCCTCAGTCCTTCAACTTGCAGCCAACGAATGGATACCGATTGTCAGACACGGTTAAAGCAATCTTACAATATTATATTTTTATACACTGGCATTTAGCCCAGAGCATATAGCTGGAAGTGCTGCCTGTGCAGAAGCCTAAAACCTCATTCTTCGAAAAGAATGCTCCATGGCTTCTCGTTCTTCCCCTTGTCATATATCTTGCCTCGTTCACGCTCTTTCCAATAATCGACAACATCTACATCTCAATCTCAACTGGCACCATCCTTTCTGTCTTCTCTCTTCCCTTCATGGACCAGACCTTGCTGAACACTGCCATCTTTTCGCTTGGTACTGTTTCTCTCGAATTTCTTTTCGGGCTTCTACTTGCACTGCTTGTCGACAGAGCCAGGAGGGGAACAAAACTCTTCAGTTCTGTCTTCATAGTCCCACTGCTTGTGTCTCCAGTTGCAGTTGCTGTCATATGGCTTCTGATACTTGACCCCCAGTACGGCCCACTCAATTACTTCCTCTCCCTTTTGGGTATAAGGGGTCCTTTCTGGGTAGGTCAGCAGAGCACGATAATGCTGAGCGCAATAATTGCATCTGCATGGGAGGAAACACCTCTGACATTCCTCATTATATATGCAGCATTCAAGAGCATCCCCACACAGATATACGAGGCTGCAAGCGTTGACGGTCTGGGCGGTTTCAGCCTCTTGAAGAACATAACATTTCCGATGGCCAAACCAGCGCTTGCAGTAGCTGGTTTACTTGCTCTGATGACCAGCTTCAGAAGTTTTGACCTAGTATACATGTTTGCGATAAACGGTCCCTTCTTGTATGTTCAGACTCTGCCCTATCTTCTTTATCAGGTTTCTTTTGTCAGCAATTTTCAGCAGTATGGCTCCGCAATAAGCCTGCTGATCATGGTGATAGCTCTCATACCTACCTTCCTTCTTCTCAGAATGATGAAGATAGAGGAGAGGCTGGGTCTGAGAAGAGAGGAGAAGTCAGAATCAGTATTCAGCAAGGGTCTGCTGCAAAGGCTTGCAACTTTTTTCAAGTCAAGAAAGGGTGTTGTTGATGGCAGGCGCTTTGCATTTCTGTTACCTTCGAACAAAAAGCCACGGAATGAACCTCCTTCAAGGCCAAAGAGAATGATTAAGAAGAAAGGCCTGCTATCAGGTATACTTCTTTACACTGCTTTAGGTGTTGCAGCAGTCATCTCTATATTCCCCTTTTACTGGACGATAGTAACTTCTCTCAAGACATACGATGAGTTATTCCCTGCAGGAGGAGGTGTGGTGCTGTTTCCTTACCAGATAGACCTTTCAAACTGGATAACTGCATTGAGAGAGCTTTACGGATATCTTGTAACAAGCCTGGCTGTTACGTTCGCTGTGGTC includes:
- a CDS encoding extracellular solute-binding protein gives rise to the protein MEKSSYVMMSIMKVISPRRRKAISRAAVVLIVIVILAVAGIGVYYISTLSKPSTPPKTLTIMSISGFTDSFYTQVAKDFMAQNPGVNITVLSAPFSGILSQEQTLLQAHSSQVDIVTGTPSMIGTLAAWTVDLRPYIAQYGLNMSDIIPAMQSSNGNIALPNGTVLVKALAVMSDAMMIYYRPSIWNQYQSNLKNLTTWDNFIYDEQYFYQNTPYYGAFIEAATAHELWNTFLDVYAYYYHQTSMGPAPPGYGILFTKNFSPSFNSSAGVQATQTLAAMMNAQPSLVNSYGGFNYNNFVQYYSGGFQGKQFVMAIAWLAQYSGLNKTSIKGDIAFTLLPGGYSQEGGSGAAISQYSNNKDLAFKFLMFALSPSEQAKMWDVQGALPGTFSGYQALIKEHPNLASFFTQALRVVQAGGAEPHIISSTWALIPIIDNALASVLPPNSATPDQIASVLQLAANEWIPIVRHG
- a CDS encoding ABC transporter permease subunit; the protein is MQKPKTSFFEKNAPWLLVLPLVIYLASFTLFPIIDNIYISISTGTILSVFSLPFMDQTLLNTAIFSLGTVSLEFLFGLLLALLVDRARRGTKLFSSVFIVPLLVSPVAVAVIWLLILDPQYGPLNYFLSLLGIRGPFWVGQQSTIMLSAIIASAWEETPLTFLIIYAAFKSIPTQIYEAASVDGLGGFSLLKNITFPMAKPALAVAGLLALMTSFRSFDLVYMFAINGPFLYVQTLPYLLYQVSFVSNFQQYGSAISLLIMVIALIPTFLLLRMMKIEERLGLRREEKSESVFSKGLLQRLATFFKSRKGVVDGRRFAFLLPSNKKPRNEPPSRPKRMIKKKGLLSGILLYTALGVAAVISIFPFYWTIVTSLKTYDELFPAGGGVVLFPYQIDLSNWITALRELYGYLVTSLAVTFAVVLLTILISVPAAYSISRFKTGGTRLVSWNIIVNSMPSVIFIIPLFYYTQATHIYNTWWSLITTYLIFTVPIAVWLLVGFIEDVPKQIDEAARIDGMGTFSIIWRMVFPLLKPGIIAVVILSVINCWHEFLFTLILGLTVFNGQVPVGARGVTVFISNFISATGINWATISAGAVAISLPLIILAIILQKYFIGGLTLGSTKG
- a CDS encoding LLM class flavin-dependent oxidoreductase; the protein is MEGNDGNARRIGLSVSGNLPIDQLSEFARKADVAGFDSLWIHETYFMRDAVTQLTASALATKKMKIATGCINPFTRNTTVIAMTMATLNEYSPGRFILGIGTGYPLRLNQMGIELVHPAKELEKRIGEIRLLLKGEAVKNGARLMFRNPSSAIPVFVGVRKKTMLRMAGRVADGYLAAPAESTQSIRRIISELNSARNGINSSSRNRKIEVAANILTYVAERKEDAIQIAKRDPFVTYMMAVLDDRTLIESGFTYEDRSRIFEPYMKGRIEEASSKIKDEMIQAFAAVGDYDSVIDKLKDYVRAGVDLPLLLPIKTDQASLGRLLEVQPLYADAYMSA